One window of Mesoplasma syrphidae genomic DNA carries:
- the aspS gene encoding aspartate--tRNA ligase, with amino-acid sequence MKRTHNCGQLNIANVGQAVLLQGWVKKIRKMGAMNFIDMRDFYGITQLIIDEAHSELIQSIRPEYVIEVTGTVVERKSKNLELPTGEIEIKVTGISIINQSELTPFQIEEDLEALEDTRMTYRYLDLRRTSMQQHLKVRAKLNSIFRSVLEYNNFLEVETPYFGKSTPEGARDFLVPSRLNRNKFYALPQSPQLYKQLLMISGIDRYYQIARCFRDEDLRIDRQPEFTQLDLEMSFATGEDVMVIVEELVKKTLKEFKGIDIKEPLLRMPYREAIKNYGIDKPDLRYDLKIHDLEEIFSNTTVKMLVGTAMPIRGIMIDQLLGKRQIEELTETAKQNGLNGFGFAKVENGIWSGSIASQLSEQEKVKILEEFEVISNGTLLLQTGPYNVISQAMGALRIHLARIFNMADLNDCKPLWVTDFPLFEWNEDEQRFEAAHHPFTMPKDCSLADFDTNKANAVAYAYDLVINGYEIGSGSQRITDPEIQQRMFDAVELTSETVERNFGWFMNAYKYGAPYHAGMGLGIDRWAMIMSNAESIRDVIAFPKNSSGIDPMNNAPDYVAEKQLSELFIKTT; translated from the coding sequence ATGAAAAGAACACATAACTGTGGTCAACTTAATATTGCAAATGTTGGACAAGCAGTTCTTTTACAAGGATGAGTTAAAAAAATTCGTAAAATGGGGGCAATGAATTTTATTGATATGCGTGATTTTTATGGAATTACTCAGTTAATTATAGATGAAGCACATAGTGAATTAATACAATCAATTAGGCCTGAGTACGTGATTGAAGTAACAGGAACTGTAGTCGAGCGTAAATCAAAAAACTTAGAGTTACCAACAGGGGAAATTGAAATTAAAGTTACAGGTATTAGTATTATTAATCAATCTGAATTGACACCATTTCAAATTGAAGAAGATCTAGAAGCGCTTGAAGACACTAGAATGACATATCGTTATTTAGATTTAAGACGTACTTCAATGCAACAACATTTAAAAGTTCGCGCAAAGTTAAACTCAATATTTAGATCTGTTCTAGAATATAATAATTTTTTAGAAGTTGAAACACCTTATTTTGGAAAATCAACTCCAGAAGGAGCACGAGATTTTTTAGTTCCGTCACGTTTAAATAGAAATAAATTTTATGCACTACCTCAATCACCGCAATTATATAAACAATTATTAATGATATCGGGAATTGATCGTTACTATCAAATTGCTAGATGCTTTAGAGATGAAGATTTAAGAATTGATCGTCAACCCGAATTTACTCAGTTGGATTTAGAAATGAGTTTTGCAACAGGTGAAGATGTGATGGTAATTGTTGAAGAACTAGTTAAAAAAACTTTAAAAGAATTTAAGGGAATTGACATTAAAGAACCTTTATTAAGAATGCCGTATAGAGAAGCAATTAAAAACTATGGAATTGATAAACCAGATTTAAGATATGACTTAAAAATTCATGATTTGGAGGAAATCTTTAGCAATACAACTGTTAAAATGTTAGTCGGAACAGCAATGCCAATTAGAGGAATTATGATTGACCAACTTCTAGGTAAAAGGCAAATTGAAGAATTAACAGAAACAGCAAAACAAAATGGGCTTAACGGTTTTGGTTTTGCAAAAGTTGAAAATGGAATTTGATCGGGTTCAATTGCAAGTCAATTGAGTGAGCAAGAAAAAGTTAAAATACTAGAAGAATTTGAAGTAATCTCAAATGGAACATTACTACTTCAAACTGGCCCTTATAATGTAATTTCACAAGCAATGGGAGCATTAAGAATTCATTTGGCAAGAATATTTAATATGGCAGATTTAAATGATTGTAAGCCATTGTGAGTTACTGATTTTCCTTTGTTTGAGTGAAACGAAGACGAGCAACGTTTTGAGGCTGCCCATCATCCATTTACAATGCCAAAAGATTGCTCTTTAGCTGACTTTGACACAAATAAGGCTAATGCGGTTGCTTATGCTTATGATTTAGTCATTAATGGTTATGAAATTGGCTCAGGATCACAACGAATTACTGATCCTGAAATTCAACAACGTATGTTTGATGCTGTAGAACTAACTTCAGAAACAGTTGAGCGCAATTTTGGTTGATTTATGAATGCATATAAATATGGAGCCCCTTATCATGCTGGAATGGGTTTAGGAATTGATCGTTGAGCAATGATAATGTCAAATGCTGAATCAATTCGTGATGTCATTGCATTTCCAAAAAATTCATCTGGAATTGATCCAATGAATAACGCTCCAGATTATGTTGCTGAAAAACAACTAAGCGAACTTTTTATTAAAACAACATAG
- the hisS gene encoding histidine--tRNA ligase, whose amino-acid sequence MIQKPRGTQDIFGQDAKQWSALENKLKNILAKFNYSEIRTPIFEAKELFVRSVGETSDVVSKEMYELVDKKGREFVLRPEGTASIVRSLVENKLYAPEYLPFKVFYIGPMFRYERPQVGRNRQFHQLGIEAFGANSFNQDMEIIIIANQIVKELQLDKNLEIEINYLVTGDARIAYVAELKKYLQTFELCGDCQIRMVQNPLRILDCKVDGYKFTNIPDMNIFLSASEQTEFNNLINGLNNLGIKTVINPKLVRGLDYYTGFIFELKCLSEKLGGQQTIIAGGRYNNLVSELEGPMVPSAGFGMGLERLLIMLAAENISLATSDDLDVYTIAVSEKGMQLNQELLFKLRNAGIKADTDLMNRSFKSAFKQADKFKAHNVIVIGDKEYESRKLQVKNQFTKQNTILAIEELINNLKGE is encoded by the coding sequence ATGATTCAAAAACCTCGTGGGACCCAAGATATATTTGGGCAAGATGCTAAACAATGGTCAGCACTTGAAAATAAACTGAAAAACATTTTGGCGAAGTTTAATTATTCGGAAATTCGTACTCCTATTTTTGAAGCCAAAGAATTATTTGTAAGAAGTGTTGGTGAAACAAGTGATGTTGTTTCCAAAGAAATGTATGAGTTAGTTGATAAAAAAGGACGTGAATTTGTTTTACGTCCTGAAGGAACTGCATCAATTGTACGTAGCTTAGTTGAAAATAAATTATATGCTCCAGAATATTTGCCATTTAAAGTTTTTTATATTGGACCAATGTTTAGGTATGAACGTCCGCAAGTTGGTCGCAATCGACAATTTCATCAGCTGGGAATTGAGGCTTTTGGGGCTAATAGTTTTAACCAAGATATGGAGATTATTATAATTGCTAATCAAATTGTTAAGGAACTGCAATTGGATAAAAATTTGGAAATTGAAATTAACTATTTAGTAACAGGGGATGCGCGAATTGCTTATGTTGCTGAATTAAAAAAATACTTGCAGACATTTGAATTATGTGGTGATTGTCAAATTAGAATGGTTCAAAATCCATTGCGCATTCTAGATTGTAAAGTTGATGGATACAAATTTACAAACATTCCAGATATGAATATTTTTTTATCAGCTAGTGAGCAAACAGAATTTAATAATTTAATCAATGGATTAAATAATTTGGGGATTAAAACTGTAATCAATCCAAAACTGGTGCGAGGGTTAGATTATTACACAGGGTTTATCTTTGAATTAAAATGTTTATCAGAAAAACTTGGTGGTCAGCAAACAATAATTGCTGGAGGGCGATACAATAATTTGGTTTCTGAACTTGAAGGCCCAATGGTTCCCAGCGCTGGATTTGGAATGGGATTAGAACGCCTTTTAATTATGTTAGCAGCTGAAAATATATCATTGGCCACTTCAGATGATTTGGATGTTTATACAATTGCAGTATCTGAAAAAGGAATGCAACTTAATCAGGAATTGTTATTTAAATTGCGCAATGCTGGAATTAAAGCTGATACAGATTTAATGAATCGAAGTTTCAAATCTGCATTTAAACAAGCTGATAAATTTAAGGCCCATAATGTCATTGTCATTGGTGATAAAGAATATGAATCACGTAAACTTCAAGTTAAAAATCAGTTTACTAAGCAAAATACAATTTTAGCAATTGAAGAATTAATAAATAATTTAAAAGGAGAATAA
- a CDS encoding RelA/SpoT family protein, which yields MAGFVQKKQTKKTYNNILDIIEIREYRQLESELKKYIFNKKELREIEIAYQYAYEKHDGQLRRNGDPYIYHPLSTAYYLAQLKMGPKTIIAGLLHDILEDTPYTVENIEEKFGSEVANLVESVTKVSYFAKENREQLKSEYLRKLYLSMAKDIRVIIIKIADRLHNMLTIRNLPEAKQIIIARETLDIYSAIAHRIGMKNAKSFLEDMSFEVLNPLEYQKTKELMDSDREKRTQNINAIISDIDLYLRKEKHIKLLDIFGRAKTVYSVYRKMNMVGKQFEEINDVLAIRIITKSIDDCYKILGFIHQKYTPLAKRFKDYIATPKNNVYQSLHTTLADNSGSIFEVQIRTEAMDEIAETGAASHWRYKEGEVTDIAKKQKEIDEQIDIFNRILDLDRQTSVDDNSSIKESIENTLKEDLFTASIYVLTPGGAVKTLPYGSTVLDFAYRIHTEVGEKTIGAKINGVFSPINTVLKSGEVVEIKTSSKQEPTHEWLKIVVTAAARNRIKKYLSAKMTDENIKDKKEENRLIAKKVEATINAYINQKDWRWKRKSNDEILESVKKLGFATLEDFLLAQAKGDYTIAEATDLVYIDKNYSKDDEALENIKSKVVNNLDLKNDIVIDGITNIKTSLASCCMPIPYEDVVGYVSKGSGIKVHLKECFNISNPEDQKRLIAVQWNSAVAETHFYTTKICYYGIDRPNLIYDVSKVLTSLKASIINANIATDEKLLTCSGVLTIKIKNSDQLNQIISAIKSIPSINEVERGYKKR from the coding sequence ATGGCAGGATTTGTACAAAAAAAACAAACTAAGAAAACATATAATAATATTTTGGATATTATAGAAATTCGTGAGTATAGGCAATTGGAAAGCGAATTAAAAAAGTATATTTTTAATAAAAAAGAGTTGCGAGAAATTGAAATAGCTTATCAATATGCTTATGAAAAACATGATGGACAATTGCGTCGCAATGGTGATCCTTATATTTATCATCCATTATCAACTGCTTATTATTTGGCGCAACTTAAAATGGGCCCTAAAACAATTATTGCAGGATTGTTGCATGATATTTTAGAGGATACACCTTATACTGTTGAAAATATTGAAGAAAAGTTTGGAAGTGAGGTCGCAAATTTAGTAGAATCAGTAACAAAAGTCAGTTATTTTGCAAAAGAAAATCGTGAGCAACTAAAGTCAGAATATTTGCGTAAACTATATTTGTCAATGGCTAAAGATATTAGGGTAATTATTATTAAAATTGCTGATCGCTTACATAACATGCTAACAATTCGCAATTTGCCAGAAGCTAAGCAAATTATTATTGCACGGGAAACTTTAGACATTTATTCAGCAATCGCACATCGAATTGGGATGAAAAATGCAAAATCATTTTTAGAAGATATGTCATTTGAAGTTTTAAATCCCTTAGAATATCAAAAAACTAAGGAATTAATGGACAGTGATCGTGAAAAACGCACACAAAATATTAATGCAATTATTAGTGATATTGATCTTTATTTACGTAAAGAAAAACATATTAAATTATTAGACATTTTTGGAAGAGCTAAAACAGTTTACTCTGTATATCGTAAAATGAATATGGTGGGTAAACAGTTTGAAGAAATTAATGACGTTTTAGCAATTCGAATTATTACCAAATCAATTGATGATTGTTACAAAATTTTAGGATTTATTCATCAGAAATATACTCCATTGGCTAAACGTTTTAAAGACTACATTGCAACTCCCAAAAATAACGTTTACCAGTCATTGCATACTACTTTAGCTGATAATTCTGGAAGTATTTTTGAAGTCCAAATTAGAACTGAAGCGATGGATGAAATTGCTGAAACTGGAGCAGCTTCTCATTGAAGATATAAAGAAGGTGAAGTCACTGATATTGCCAAAAAGCAAAAAGAAATTGACGAACAAATTGATATTTTTAATCGTATTTTAGATTTAGATCGTCAAACTTCAGTTGATGATAATTCATCAATTAAAGAAAGTATTGAAAATACATTAAAAGAAGATTTGTTTACAGCCTCAATTTATGTTTTAACACCAGGAGGTGCTGTCAAAACACTTCCCTATGGATCAACAGTTTTAGATTTTGCTTACCGAATTCATACAGAAGTTGGTGAGAAAACAATTGGTGCTAAAATTAATGGAGTTTTCTCACCAATAAATACAGTTTTAAAATCAGGAGAAGTTGTTGAAATTAAAACTTCATCAAAGCAAGAACCAACACATGAATGATTAAAAATTGTAGTAACAGCAGCAGCAAGAAATCGAATTAAAAAATATTTAAGTGCTAAAATGACTGATGAAAATATTAAGGATAAAAAAGAAGAAAATCGATTGATTGCAAAAAAAGTTGAGGCAACAATTAATGCTTATATAAATCAAAAAGATTGACGCTGAAAACGTAAATCAAATGATGAAATTTTAGAAAGTGTAAAAAAGCTTGGATTTGCTACTTTAGAAGATTTTCTACTGGCTCAAGCCAAAGGAGACTACACAATTGCTGAAGCAACTGATTTAGTATACATTGATAAAAATTATTCTAAAGACGATGAAGCACTTGAAAATATTAAGTCAAAAGTTGTCAACAATCTTGACTTAAAAAATGATATTGTAATTGATGGCATTACAAATATAAAAACGTCATTAGCAAGTTGTTGTATGCCGATTCCTTATGAGGATGTTGTTGGATATGTTTCAAAGGGCAGTGGGATTAAAGTTCATTTAAAAGAATGTTTTAATATTTCCAACCCTGAAGATCAGAAACGTTTAATTGCAGTACAATGAAATTCAGCAGTGGCTGAAACACATTTTTATACAACTAAAATTTGTTATTATGGAATAGATCGTCCAAATTTAATTTATGATGTATCCAAAGTCTTAACAAGTCTAAAGGCCTCAATTATTAATGCCAATATTGCAACTGATGAAAAACTTTTAACTTGCTCAGGAGTTTTAACAATTAAAATTAAAAATTCAGATCAACTAAATCAAATTATTTCAGCTATAAAATCAATTCCATCAATTAATGAAGTTGAGCGTGGATATAAAAAGCGTTAA
- a CDS encoding adenine phosphoribosyltransferase: MNLKKYILDVQDFPKPGVNFKDITPLLNDAQAFHFMIEEISKFVKKTGANVVVAPEARGFLLASAVAFNTKTRFVLVRKPGKLPREVIDIEYSLEYGTNHQQIHKGDIRPGDQVVIIDDVLATGGTIEAIIKLIAREGAEVKGISFLADLTYLHDEKLLSEYNVQKLLKY, encoded by the coding sequence ATGAATTTAAAAAAGTATATTTTGGATGTTCAAGACTTTCCAAAACCTGGAGTCAATTTTAAAGATATTACTCCCTTGTTAAATGATGCTCAAGCGTTTCATTTTATGATTGAAGAAATTTCAAAGTTTGTCAAAAAAACTGGAGCTAATGTTGTAGTTGCTCCAGAGGCAAGAGGTTTTTTATTAGCATCAGCAGTTGCGTTCAATACCAAAACAAGATTTGTTTTGGTTAGAAAACCCGGTAAATTGCCTCGAGAAGTAATCGACATTGAATATTCTTTGGAATATGGAACTAATCATCAACAAATTCATAAAGGTGATATTAGACCTGGTGATCAAGTCGTTATTATTGATGATGTTCTTGCAACAGGCGGAACAATTGAAGCAATTATCAAATTGATTGCAAGAGAAGGTGCTGAGGTTAAAGGAATTTCATTCTTGGCAGACTTAACTTATTTACATGATGAGAAGCTACTTTCTGAATATAATGTTCAAAAATTATTGAAGTATTAA
- a CDS encoding protein translocase SecDF, variant type produces the protein MKNPKKNSKKIIHISVMGLVVLSLIVGIIFSSVSGISNNVLGPKYKGGYEALVGVYDNNKQSSEENNEFLPNGDAAQGAKALESKLSPFSDNTIEVTQVGASRVSVKASRDAYFNNTKFFQNAIEMSGGILVTNSSYEDVLFDQTLMSKADVKIYESEGDKKVVKEKIGVSQLLGKAETVSIKSNQAITNEPYIQFSLSQQYLSKIVAPTTEGENTGGDAPSLNMFTSVETILSNMREYYSLYSQKNDTDKFLDAYLDGIIKPLRLYRNNSGIKDELGKRVLDDFFLVNYQREGANGWETKTASLLDNKFDAGFSGEINTREHLRRILYGSSTADEPYNNYKFSFVNTDLSKYIYDQNADAKEFNENGIYGKKLISEADHNELGNIQDVFSKLTSVLFKESLFKDVKDDSLVNIALEKSIFSDNIIQKGQIQVIAEANAQVPSSTPAYIQDNKLLVKTSSYTKAKKAVATILQTTSGLSFKVFSISEFNALISRTLFIVSIVALMIIAIMLMIYVIFAYRLLGLFTIIIAAIIGALTFLVPFWFGFALGPEIFSIIFIIIGLTIDINILYFESIKRSIYEDKHSIESSFKISGRETLWLVIDAAIVVLIPNIILFWIGTGAMKNFATITGIGALFVILFGVIIMRVICYLLVKSRLLHENANLLPIDTSKEVQGSFFIDLKIRYLEVKIQNASKKIEVSSKDLIRTKENQDELNRLYEIQKEMINDRLAKKVARNQKEIDKIQHQINKIESSKAKYESKPNQSVKANNKKLELSNYQGMLIEQSESNFADKKQSQNIQAIQIEKKVAYFGKLISIFWVVIVIFGAIIGGIFGANLSANLGKGQNFILYGEAVSETYKNLESTKESLLPNENDKNRDKIYDGLTGLKEKNDAYFKNLYQVISIDNATLEQQNYWMAQTVAQSYEFLLSNNYLDSFNTRMDKTSLRKSQISYGNNFAVINEDTNVRETTGWVSIQTSKKVSLKQMKRTQATLAGYLYLPPDYNNPNRGILGLEETPYTAYDQIRQIAVMFGILLLALIIYMVIRFKWTYYVALALGLVMTMSITVALIVLFRIPVSIEIITAILGIIMFSLVTGILIMGKGKTILASKDERTINKQFAKEIELHVMINEAKNAKGKELDQLKKQLKKAHKELKKKLAKELSEIKEKEQRQGIKKQFKVSQKTLQTQFKKDRKNVLKSFAIFKGETKKQVTIESRKNNFLKQIFLDIIKFGIFRFIAVGTIYIAIGVIAAITLPVISGMGMTLAIGVVIASVVFITVSIPVWIWLERKRINAKYGYKKFIRKIVVSAEEQTIKDIND, from the coding sequence ATGAAAAATCCTAAAAAGAATTCTAAAAAAATAATTCATATTTCTGTAATGGGACTTGTTGTTCTTTCTCTAATTGTGGGAATTATTTTTTCAAGTGTAAGCGGTATATCAAATAATGTCCTTGGACCAAAATATAAGGGTGGATATGAGGCTTTAGTTGGAGTTTATGATAATAATAAGCAATCATCAGAAGAAAATAATGAATTTTTGCCAAATGGAGATGCTGCTCAAGGAGCAAAAGCATTAGAAAGCAAATTATCACCATTTTCAGATAATACAATTGAAGTTACCCAAGTTGGAGCAAGTAGGGTATCTGTAAAAGCATCTCGTGATGCTTACTTTAACAATACTAAATTTTTTCAAAATGCAATTGAAATGAGTGGTGGTATCTTAGTAACAAACAGTAGCTATGAAGATGTTTTATTTGACCAAACATTAATGTCAAAAGCTGATGTAAAAATTTATGAATCAGAAGGTGACAAGAAAGTTGTAAAAGAAAAAATTGGTGTTTCTCAGCTATTGGGAAAAGCAGAAACTGTTTCAATTAAAAGTAACCAAGCAATTACGAATGAACCATATATTCAGTTTTCTTTGTCACAACAATACTTATCTAAAATTGTAGCTCCAACAACTGAAGGTGAAAATACTGGTGGTGATGCACCATCTTTAAACATGTTTACTTCTGTAGAAACAATTTTATCAAATATGCGTGAATATTATTCATTATACTCACAAAAAAATGATACAGATAAGTTTTTAGATGCTTATTTAGATGGAATTATTAAACCATTGCGACTTTACCGAAATAATTCTGGAATTAAAGATGAATTGGGTAAACGTGTTTTAGATGACTTTTTCTTAGTTAACTATCAAAGAGAAGGAGCCAATGGATGAGAGACAAAAACAGCATCTTTACTTGATAATAAATTTGATGCAGGATTTTCAGGAGAAATTAATACTAGAGAACATTTAAGAAGAATTTTGTATGGAAGTTCTACAGCCGATGAACCATATAATAATTATAAGTTTAGCTTTGTAAACACAGACTTAAGTAAGTATATTTATGATCAAAATGCTGATGCTAAAGAGTTTAATGAAAATGGTATTTATGGAAAAAAACTAATATCAGAAGCAGATCATAATGAATTAGGAAATATTCAAGATGTTTTTTCAAAACTAACTAGCGTTTTATTTAAAGAATCATTATTTAAAGATGTTAAGGATGATAGTTTAGTTAATATTGCGTTGGAAAAATCAATTTTTTCTGACAATATTATTCAAAAAGGGCAAATTCAAGTTATCGCAGAAGCTAACGCGCAAGTTCCTTCTTCAACACCAGCATATATTCAAGATAATAAGTTGCTTGTTAAAACATCATCATATACAAAAGCAAAAAAAGCTGTAGCAACAATCTTACAAACAACTTCAGGATTATCATTTAAAGTTTTTTCAATTTCTGAATTTAATGCATTGATCTCAAGAACATTATTTATTGTTTCTATAGTAGCATTAATGATTATTGCAATAATGTTAATGATTTATGTAATATTTGCTTATCGATTATTAGGACTGTTTACAATTATCATTGCTGCAATTATTGGAGCACTAACATTCTTAGTACCATTTTGATTTGGTTTTGCATTAGGACCAGAAATATTCAGTATTATATTTATAATAATTGGTTTGACAATTGATATTAATATTTTGTATTTTGAGTCCATTAAGCGAAGTATATATGAAGATAAGCATTCTATTGAATCTTCATTTAAAATAAGTGGCAGAGAAACTCTATGACTAGTAATTGATGCTGCCATTGTTGTTTTAATTCCAAATATTATTTTATTTTGAATTGGAACCGGTGCTATGAAAAACTTTGCAACAATTACAGGAATTGGAGCGTTATTTGTAATATTATTTGGTGTTATTATAATGCGTGTAATTTGCTATTTACTTGTAAAATCAAGATTACTACATGAAAATGCAAATTTGCTTCCAATTGATACCTCCAAAGAAGTTCAAGGATCATTTTTTATTGATTTAAAAATTCGTTATTTAGAAGTCAAAATTCAAAATGCTTCTAAAAAAATAGAAGTTTCTTCAAAAGATTTGATTAGAACAAAAGAAAATCAAGATGAACTGAATCGATTATATGAAATTCAAAAAGAAATGATTAATGACCGCTTAGCTAAAAAAGTTGCAAGAAATCAAAAGGAAATTGATAAAATTCAACATCAAATTAATAAAATTGAATCCTCAAAAGCTAAATATGAAAGTAAGCCGAATCAAAGCGTTAAAGCAAATAACAAGAAGTTAGAGTTATCAAATTATCAAGGAATGTTAATTGAACAAAGTGAGTCTAACTTTGCAGATAAGAAACAATCGCAAAATATTCAGGCAATTCAAATTGAAAAAAAAGTTGCTTATTTTGGAAAACTTATATCAATTTTTTGAGTAGTAATTGTTATTTTTGGTGCAATTATTGGTGGAATATTTGGAGCTAATTTATCTGCAAATTTAGGAAAAGGGCAAAACTTTATTTTATATGGTGAAGCTGTTTCTGAAACTTATAAAAATCTTGAATCAACAAAAGAATCATTATTGCCAAATGAAAATGACAAAAATCGTGACAAAATTTATGACGGCTTGACAGGTCTTAAAGAAAAGAATGATGCTTATTTTAAAAATTTGTATCAAGTAATTTCAATAGACAATGCAACACTAGAGCAACAAAATTATTGAATGGCTCAAACCGTTGCTCAATCATATGAATTCTTATTATCTAATAATTATTTAGATTCATTTAATACAAGAATGGACAAAACATCATTAAGAAAATCACAAATTTCATATGGTAATAATTTTGCAGTAATTAATGAGGATACAAATGTTAGAGAAACCACAGGATGAGTTTCAATTCAAACATCAAAAAAAGTAAGTCTAAAGCAGATGAAAAGAACTCAGGCAACTCTTGCAGGATATCTTTACTTACCACCTGACTACAATAACCCAAATCGTGGAATTTTGGGTCTTGAAGAAACACCTTATACTGCGTATGATCAAATTCGACAAATTGCAGTTATGTTTGGAATTTTATTGTTGGCCTTAATTATTTATATGGTTATTAGATTTAAATGAACTTACTATGTTGCTTTAGCATTAGGATTAGTAATGACAATGTCAATAACAGTTGCCTTAATTGTCTTATTTAGAATCCCAGTATCAATTGAAATCATTACAGCCATTTTAGGAATAATAATGTTTAGTTTGGTTACTGGAATTTTGATTATGGGTAAAGGGAAAACCATTTTGGCTTCAAAAGATGAGCGTACAATCAATAAACAATTTGCAAAAGAAATTGAGTTGCATGTAATGATTAATGAGGCCAAAAATGCTAAGGGCAAAGAACTTGATCAATTAAAAAAACAATTGAAAAAGGCGCATAAAGAATTGAAAAAGAAATTGGCAAAAGAGCTATCTGAAATAAAAGAAAAAGAGCAAAGACAAGGTATTAAAAAGCAATTCAAAGTCAGCCAAAAAACTCTTCAAACTCAGTTTAAAAAAGATCGTAAGAATGTTCTTAAAAGTTTTGCTATTTTTAAAGGTGAAACTAAAAAGCAAGTAACAATTGAGTCAAGAAAAAATAATTTCTTGAAACAAATTTTCTTAGATATTATTAAATTTGGAATTTTTAGATTTATTGCAGTTGGAACCATCTATATTGCAATTGGTGTAATTGCTGCAATTACGTTGCCGGTTATCTCAGGAATGGGAATGACTTTGGCAATTGGAGTTGTAATTGCTTCTGTTGTGTTTATAACAGTTTCAATTCCAGTTTGAATTTGATTGGAAAGAAAGCGTATTAATGCTAAGTACGGATACAAAAAATTTATTAGAAAAATTGTTGTTTCAGCTGAAGAACAAACAATTAAAGATATTAACGATTAA